Proteins from a single region of Campylobacter sputorum:
- a CDS encoding VacJ family lipoprotein, with protein MKKLFLILSISVVLSFAKDIDNTQIEQFKANYVVDQNKFDPLYWYNKPMTYFNHYAYSYVLIPIAKGYDYVMPDPLQGAVNNFFNNLLYPMRLINNILQGKFQNSLDETKRFLINTTIGFAGLSDAASMHFDIPKHDEDFGQTLGYWGLGEGMPVVLPILGQSNLRDMFGLVGDHFADPITYIDRDNEWTSVAIKSYRYINDTSLQPNAYEILTKDEENLYEFLRDFNSLKRNKMISE; from the coding sequence ATGAAAAAACTATTTTTGATTTTAAGCATTAGTGTTGTTTTATCTTTTGCAAAAGACATAGATAATACTCAAATAGAGCAATTTAAGGCAAACTATGTTGTAGATCAAAATAAATTTGACCCGCTTTATTGGTATAATAAACCTATGACATATTTTAACCACTATGCGTATAGTTATGTTTTAATACCTATAGCAAAAGGCTATGATTATGTTATGCCAGATCCTTTGCAAGGTGCTGTTAACAATTTTTTTAATAATCTTTTGTATCCTATGAGATTAATAAATAACATTTTGCAAGGAAAATTTCAAAACTCCCTCGATGAAACAAAAAGATTTTTGATAAATACAACTATAGGTTTTGCTGGGCTAAGCGATGCTGCTAGTATGCATTTTGATATACCAAAACATGATGAAGATTTTGGTCAAACTCTGGGTTATTGGGGACTAGGAGAAGGAATGCCTGTAGTTTTACCAATACTTGGACAATCAAATTTAAGAGATATGTTTGGTCTTGTTGGTGATCATTTTGCAGATCCTATAACATACATTGATAGAGATAATGAATGGACATCGGTTGCTATAAAATCTTATAGATATATAAACGATACTTCTTTGCAACCTAATGCGTATGAAATTCTTACTAAAGATGAAGAAAATTTATACGAGTTTTTAAGAGATTTCAATAGTTTGAAGCGAAATAAAATGATTTCTGAATGA
- a CDS encoding tRNA threonylcarbamoyladenosine dehydratase codes for MDQIDRFSRSRLLFGNKFEKFKQTNILVCGCGGVGGACIEALYRTGFVNLSIIDKDIFEITNQNRQFGSENLGEKKVEVFANKFSGIKPIFETLTPEFIQNFNFNKFYVIIDAIDDMKAKIALAKKINDINLNSKKQIIFISSMGGAKRMDPSKIKISNIWQTTNDPLARKFRSELKKINFSGKFDVVFSTELPKCTSLGSFMGVTATFGFYLASYVVQKICEEELY; via the coding sequence ATGGATCAAATAGATAGATTTTCTCGCTCAAGATTACTTTTTGGAAATAAATTTGAAAAATTTAAACAAACAAATATATTAGTTTGTGGATGTGGTGGCGTTGGCGGAGCTTGTATAGAAGCTCTTTATAGAACAGGGTTTGTAAATTTAAGCATAATTGATAAAGATATATTTGAAATCACAAATCAAAACAGACAGTTTGGAAGCGAAAATTTAGGCGAGAAAAAAGTAGAAGTTTTTGCAAATAAATTTAGCGGGATAAAGCCTATTTTTGAGACATTAACGCCGGAGTTTATACAAAATTTTAACTTTAACAAATTTTATGTTATCATAGATGCTATAGATGATATGAAAGCTAAAATTGCTCTTGCTAAAAAGATAAACGATATAAATTTAAACTCTAAAAAACAGATAATTTTTATAAGTTCTATGGGTGGAGCAAAACGCATGGATCCAAGTAAAATAAAAATTTCAAACATATGGCAAACTACAAACGATCCTCTTGCAAGGAAATTTAGAAGCGAATTAAAAAAGATAAATTTTAGTGGAAAATTTGATGTAGTCTTTTCAACAGAACTTCCAAAATGCACATCTTTAGGGAGTTTTATGGGTGTAACCGCAACATTTGGATTTTATCTTGCTAGCTATGTAGTTCAAAAAATATGCGAAGAAGAGTTATATTAA